One Mesorhizobium sp. L-2-11 genomic region harbors:
- a CDS encoding extracellular solute-binding protein, protein MSDMIRMSRRRLLASGGKAAVLVAAAGIAPKFIRPSRAYAADALAPGMIGGPTGFDGSERYQYGPDTPEGRAVEAAKAMKGVGKAPAKIVLGLSDGSIGQLTQPFPAGAPSIKDLWEKETGIPLEIVGVPNGQEFTKTMQDISTRGGAYDIYAVEWNRLGDLAETGGILKLDDFVAQYKPEWDDPERGYVDGAKGVSLLNQYRGSTYGVSLDGDFQTWVYRTDLFGDAAEKKAFSDKHGYELAPPKTWKQHDEIAAFFQRPDKGLFGSTDLRNQGWGYTNWYQRYVSMASPNQFLFDDTGKPLINSEQGIAAVNEYIASLAHHSPDAISWGWPEQYGNFAKGGAAMTCAFSNLPKFLDNAGNKDSAVTGKIGSMLPPGREIDGKLISRSVLWLNLSASVSSQAKNPEACYLFLQWLGSSRIYAWMTANPGGYFDPFRLSDFSDPLVRQTYHAYHMDVVRETVARTVPTINYPGATAFHNALDENLVAALTKAKTAEQAMADTEAEWKRIARRTGEEKLLEAIKANKEAWPTVLDPVS, encoded by the coding sequence ATGTCTGATATGATCCGCATGTCGCGGCGTCGTCTGCTGGCGTCCGGTGGAAAGGCGGCGGTGCTTGTTGCCGCCGCAGGTATCGCGCCGAAATTCATCCGCCCCAGCCGCGCCTATGCGGCCGATGCGCTGGCGCCGGGCATGATCGGCGGGCCGACCGGCTTCGACGGCTCGGAGCGCTATCAGTATGGCCCCGACACGCCGGAAGGCCGCGCCGTCGAGGCGGCCAAGGCGATGAAGGGGGTAGGCAAGGCGCCGGCCAAGATCGTGCTTGGCCTGTCCGACGGCTCGATCGGCCAGCTGACGCAGCCATTTCCCGCCGGCGCGCCCTCGATCAAGGATCTGTGGGAGAAGGAAACCGGCATTCCGCTCGAGATCGTCGGCGTGCCGAACGGCCAGGAATTCACCAAGACGATGCAGGACATCTCCACCAGGGGTGGGGCCTATGACATCTACGCGGTGGAATGGAACCGTCTCGGCGACCTCGCCGAAACCGGCGGCATCCTGAAGCTCGACGACTTCGTCGCGCAGTACAAGCCGGAATGGGACGACCCCGAGCGCGGCTATGTCGACGGCGCCAAGGGCGTTTCGCTGCTCAACCAGTATCGCGGCTCGACCTATGGCGTGTCGCTGGACGGCGACTTCCAGACCTGGGTCTACCGCACCGACCTGTTCGGCGACGCGGCTGAGAAGAAAGCCTTCTCCGACAAGCATGGCTACGAGCTGGCGCCGCCAAAGACCTGGAAGCAGCATGACGAGATCGCCGCCTTTTTCCAGCGCCCCGACAAGGGCCTGTTCGGCTCGACCGATCTGCGCAACCAGGGCTGGGGCTACACCAACTGGTATCAGCGTTATGTTTCAATGGCTTCGCCCAATCAGTTCCTGTTCGACGATACCGGCAAGCCGCTGATCAATTCCGAGCAAGGCATTGCTGCTGTTAACGAGTACATCGCCTCGCTGGCCCATCATTCGCCGGATGCGATCTCGTGGGGCTGGCCGGAGCAGTATGGCAATTTTGCCAAGGGCGGCGCCGCGATGACCTGCGCCTTCTCCAACCTGCCGAAATTCCTCGACAATGCCGGCAACAAGGATTCAGCTGTCACCGGCAAGATCGGTTCGATGCTGCCGCCCGGCCGCGAGATCGACGGCAAGCTGATCAGCCGCTCGGTGCTGTGGCTCAATCTGTCGGCGTCGGTTTCGTCGCAGGCCAAGAATCCGGAGGCCTGCTACCTGTTCCTGCAGTGGCTGGGATCGAGCCGCATCTATGCCTGGATGACCGCCAATCCGGGCGGCTATTTCGATCCGTTCCGGCTGTCGGATTTCTCCGACCCGCTGGTCCGCCAGACCTATCACGCCTACCACATGGATGTGGTGCGCGAGACGGTCGCCCGCACCGTGCCCACCATCAACTATCCCGGCGCCACCGCCTTCCACAACGCGCTGGACGAGAACCTCGTCGCTGCGCTGACCAAGGCCAAGACCGCCGAGCAGGCGATGGCCGACACCGAGGCGGAATGGAAGAGGATCGCCCGCCGCACCGGCGAGGAGAAGCTTCTCGAAGCCATCAAGGCCAACAAGGAGGCCTGGCCCACCGTTCTCGATCCGGTCAGCTGA